The Primulina eburnea isolate SZY01 unplaced genomic scaffold, ASM2296580v1 ctg739_ERROPOS11973397, whole genome shotgun sequence sequence TTCAGCTCGATTCGGGTTGAACATCTCGCTCGTACTGTCTCGGATCACTGTCCTCTTTTGGTCACCGCTCCTGTTTTTGCCCGTGGACCGAGCTCGTTTCGCTTCCAGCGTATGTGGGTTAGGCACCATGGTTTTTTGCAGACTGTGAGAATTAATTGGAATCTGCCTTGCAGTCTGAGCGGCATGCCTAGGCTTTTTGCCAAGATGAAGCGTCTCAAGCATCACCTCCGGTGGTGGAATCGGGATGTTTTTGGCAACATCTTTGATAGACTCACTTAGGCTGAGAGGGCTGTTCGTCAGCCGAGACTGTCTGTAAGGCCGACCCTTCTGACGCGAATTGGACTTCGCTGTCCGATTGCAATGAGGATCTGGCCCCGCTCACTGCCATGGAGGCAGATTTTTGGAAACATAAAGCGGCTTGCCATTGGCTTGAGGATGGTGAGCGGAACACCAGACTCTTCCATAACATTGTGAGGAAAAAGCGCGTTGCGAATAAGTTTTTCCGCATTTGGGAGAATGGGGTCTGCCTGACGTCTCAGAATTTGATTCAGCAGTCGGGAGCCTTGTTTTTCCAGGATCTTCTTACCGGGGAGCCCTCTGCGCTCGATTGCCCTGATTTTTCGAGTTTTCCCTCGGTTATCTCTGCTATGGAGAATGAAGGTATTGTTGTGATTCCCTCTTTGGAGGAGGTCCGCGCGACCGTCTTCTCCATTCACCCTGATAGCGTTGCTGGCCCTGATGGCTTCTCTACGGCGTTCTTTCAGCATTGCTGGGAGATTGTCCATCAGGATGTTTTTGGTGTTGTTCTTGATTTTTTCTATGGTTCTCCTATGCCTCAGGGTTTTACCGCCAGCACGATCACTCTGATTCCCAAAGTCGAGGGTGCACGTGCTTGGTCGGACTTCCGTCCGATCAGTTTGTGCAATGTCACGAACAAGATCATCTCGAAGCTTTTGTACTCTCGGATGAGGGATGTGGTGGAGAGACTTGTTTCTCCGAATCAGAGTGGCTTACGCTGATATTGTCATTATTTTTGCCAGTGGTGGGTCTCGTGGTATGCAATGTCTTGTCGATTTTCTGCATCACTACGAGAACTGTTCGGGGCAGCGTGAGAATGCTGCCAAGAGTTCTTTGATTTTGCCTCCCAGGTGCTCTGGGCGCCTCCGCTCCCGGCTTTTGCGCATCACCGGGTTCGCCGAGGGTCATCTGCCCCTCAAGTACCTCGGAGTTCCCCTTTATCGGGGTAATCACACATGCTCCCTTTTTGAGCCCCTCCTACAGTCTGTTCGTAGGAAGTTAGAGGGTTGGGAGATTCGGACCCTCTCCTCGGGTAGCCGCATGACCCTGATACGTAGCGTGCTCCTCTCCATGCCGATTTATCTTTTTCAGGTGGTTCAGCCACCCCTGGCTGTCATGGAGAAGCTTGAGCGGGCCTTCAATGCCTTCCTCTGGGGGTCGAGACCCTTGGAAAAGAAGTGGCAATGGGCCCGGTGGTCCCGGGCTTGCCTCCCCGTGCTTGAGGGGGGCCTTGGATTCCGCAGATTGAAAGATCTCGTGGAAGGTTTTCTATAAAATTATGGTTCAGATTTAGGCAGGGCTCCTCTATATGGGCGAGATTCCTTTTCCGGAAGTATTGCCGGCTGGATGCTCCTGCCTGTGTCCCCGCCCGTGGTTCTATATCCCCATTTGGCGTCGTCTCCTTAGGATCCGCCCTTGTGCAGAGCCTGGCATTCGCTGGCGTGTTGTTCTTGGAGATGTATCCTTTTGGGATGAGACTTGGCTCGGGGACGCTCCCTTGTCCTCCCGTTGTGTGGTCCGCGGGGGCCGTGATGTTCGGATATTTCAGTTTTTGTCTGAGGGGTCATGGGATTTTGATCGCCTTTGTGCGGTAGTTTCTCTTTCGGTTGCCGAGGAGATCGTTTTGATTCCTGTTCTTTCGGGAGAGCCCGATCTAGCACGTTGGATCCATAGATCCGATGGTGCTTTTTCAGCGAGATCTGCTTGGGAGCTGATCCGTCAGCGTGCTCCGTCTTCTGATATCTTCCGCCCGTGTTGGGGGAGCTGGTTGAGGCCTACCATGTCGTTCTTCCTCTGGAGATTCTGGCTTCAGTGGCTCCCAGTTGATGAGGTACTCCAGCGTCGGGGTTTTGCGTTAGCTTCGAGATGTCAGTGTTGTGATATGTACGAGACATTCACACACATATTTTTTCGCATCCTAGTAGCTCGGTCTGTTTGGCGTTTCTTTGGTGCCGTTTTTGGGTCCGTATTCCCGATTGAGGATTTCAGTTTGTTCTTCAGTGCCTGGAAAAGAGACTTGGTCTGGTCCTAGGGGGCCATGTGCCGGAGTTTCTCCCCTGCATCGTTCTGTGGTTCTTCTGGACTCACGGAACGATGCTAAGCACCATCATCTTCCCATCTCTAGGGAGACGGTGAAGTACCAGATTTTGTCTTACCTGCGTCTCGCCCACTCTGCACGTACTGTCAAGCCCCGACATTGGCTGGGTGTGTTTCATGTGGCGAGATCGATGGGTATTTCGGTTGCTCTCCACAAATTACATAGGACGGCGATTGTTTGCTGGCTGCGACCGCCGTCCGGGTGCTTCAAGCTTAATGTGGATGGGAGCTCGCGTGGTATATCTAGGGACTCTGCTGCTGGTGGCGTTGTTCGGGATGATTCCGGGAGGGTTGTGCTCTCATTCAGCGAGTTCATTGGAGCTGGTTCTTCTCTCCGGACTGAGCTTTGTGCGGTTGGAGGGATCTTTTCCTTTGTTCCGATCATTCTTTTTTCCCTCTTTGGATTGAGCTTGATTCTCTGACTTCTATTCAGCTCATTTGTTCCCGTCGATGTTGATGGGGTCTTGATCACATTTGTTCCAGGATTCTAGTCCTTTTGAGGGGGCGGTCTGTTCATATTTCGCATATATTCCGGGAGGGTAATTCGGTGGCGGATGCGTTGGCGGCGAGGGCCCATGACCTTAGGCACTTtaccttagagttaggtccTTCCCTCCCTAGGCACATTTCCATACTTGCTCGCTCGGATTCTTCCGGGCTTCCCTACCTGAGATATAGATCTTCTTAGCTGTTTGCAGCCCTTCCCTTCACTTGGATCCATTTCTTCTGTCTttctatatgtatatgtatattttttctttgcagGTACTGTTATTTAGGGGGTTTCTCTTTTTCCCCGTTTTGCTAGTCTGGTGTGAGTGGGCTCAGACACTCGCACACTACATATTTGATCTCCTCGGGATTGGGTGGGCTCTTGCACTCACCCTATTGGTGCTTTTCTTTGGTCCTCTCATATTCCCTGGAGGGCGTCTTCAGCTCCATTCATGTTGGGCTTTacacactacaaaaaaaaagtgTTTCTAGAAGCAGTTTTTGAGGAGCACTTCTTAAACCGCTCGTGCAAACTGAACCACAAAATCACTTTTACTTAAACCGTTTCTATTTTCTTACTTTTAGGAGTGGTCGTATAACCGCTTTAGTAGCGCAAATTTTAGTACCGATTTGTATCAACCGCTGTTATAAATTGTTCCTATTGATTTAACTATTAGAACCATTCTGGAAACTACTCTAATTGATTATTTTTAACAGTGGTTTCACAAAACCGATTTTGTGGACCGCCCTTATAGCTCTGTTTTTTAGGTTTGATTTGAAAATTGCAcctattaaatatatttatgaaCCGTTTTTCTGCATTGCACTTATTAATATCCTCCTCAGGATttgattagcgacggttttcgaaacaaccgtcgctaatatttgcgacgtTTTAATCATAACTGTCGCCTTGTTCAAAAGGCGACGGTCTTAATGACACCGGTCGCTTTATTTAGCGACCTTTTTATCAAACCGTCGCTGAATTTAGCGACGGGCAAAGCCAAACAGTCACATGTATTatcttagcgacggtttacataAACATgccgctaatattagcgacggttttttgtaTATCGTCGCTAACGTTAGCGACGACGAAAGGTAAACCGTCgcataatttaaattttgaaaaacccGCCGTACATAGCGACGGTCAGCGATAAACCGTCGCCAAATATTCTATAAATACCTCTACTTCCGATCCCTTTTCTCACACTACTTCACAACActtcaaatttttctctcttacgcaattttaccacttcacgataataaaattttttttacacgattttattttgaatttaatgtaaatttttttccccttttctcacaacacttcaaatttttctttcttacacaattttaccacttcacgataataaaaatttttacacgattttaatttggatttaatgtaaatttttttctttaatttttggtacatttttaagtgttagtttAAAATCAAGAATTATATTCATAGTAACATTGTAAGtgtttttagatttattaaatttttttcaccgaaaatattagcgacggaaattATGAAATAACTGTCGCTAAAATAGCGACGGAATGTATGAAAAGgttgtcgctaattttagcgacggtttgcttGCTCTGTCGCTAAATATGTAGACGCCGGTATATTAATCTGTCGCTAAATTGCGACGGTTGCGCATAAATCCGTCGCAAATCTTGAAGGCGACGGTTGCgtataaaccgtcgcaaattgtagctaCAATACCAAAAAAAATACCGTAACGGGGTAATGGGTACGAGTATTATCAAACCGCACCTAAAATAAACAATAGAAGCGATTCTTCAACTTGTACCACCGGTTGAAAAAACCGCTTCTATAAGATATAGGGTCATCAATAAGAGGAGCGATTTTGAAACCGGTGGTACAAGTGCTGGAGCGGTTAAAAACCGatcttaaaattgaaaaaaaccgCTCTTGTATGAGTATTTTTTTGTAGTGACAGGATCTATATTTTTGCGGTGTGTGTTTGTTCCCCGAGATGCAACATCCTCGCAGCTTGTTGCTTCAGGGTTCTATTCACATTAGGGCTTTTGACTTGGGCTGGATCGCGGTCTCCATTTTGTGTTTTGACTCCATTTGCACAGTGGCTTTCCAGCCAGACAGTATTTTGTTCATGGGTTCTTGTACAGTTGTCAGAATCCTGATTTTGACAGATTGGACTTACCAAGGTGATGGCTACTCTAGTCAGCTATCCTATCAGATTAGTTTCGTTTTGACAGATTGGATTTACCAGGGTGATGGCTATGGGATGAGAGTTTCTGCTTGGCTTCTGTTTTCATCTCGCAGTCATCATTTTGTCTTCCTCAGCATGTGGGGTCATTAGCGCTGCTTTTATTTGTTTAGTTTTTGGCGTTCATTAGTAGTATTCTAGGGTTAGATTAGCTTTTGTATTTACTTCCCTAGATTGCTTTGTTTTTACGTTTCTACTGCTTTAGCCTTTCTGAGGAGGTTTTGGCTTTATCCACCTCCTCTTTTAGTTTTTTATTCTGTATTATGTTACTGTTTTTTTGTggatatatacaggtaggggtctgcctaaACACCCCCCCCCCCTCGCATCCGGCAGTGTTTTccggaaaaaaaaaaccctaaaccctaaacgaGTGGATACTACTCGAACTGGTCTGGAAATTCCACACATCCTCAGTTCTGATAAAGGCAAGGGcaaattgattgaagagtcCAGGCCATCCAATGCCATTCAAacccacattgaccttgtttgggataagtttaataattttgcagcatcaaaacttcaactctatgatgcttggacagcctaTCGTACTCatatttttgccaagcaactgagaaAGAAACCCCAGCTGAACAAGTTCATCAAACTAGAAGCTTTTGTCCTCAAGATGGTCAAAGCTGTCACAATTGTTCAAGCTCTGGAGAGAAAAACATATTTGTTTGATCATATGAGAGTCAAGAAGTTAGCACAAATTGTTGACAAACTGAAGGCTAACTACGTTCCAACAAACACTCGTAGTTGACAGTGTCGAGACACTCGTctccagaaagatagatttcctACAAGTCGCAATGACCTCTGCTGTCGAAATCTACTGACGTTCGGAAATTATCTATcaagatggagctgtttgacaaaaaggggaagAGCTCAAAGAGATTttagaacagcagaagaaatctCAATAAGCAGCAGTATTTCTTGTATTTgtgaagaatatgagttcagttgttgtacttgttattttatctactatgaGTTCAGTTATTCGATTTTCTTTTACTCTAGTTTTTtcaaaacaccataaagggagaaattgttggaaacttaattccggtgtttgacaaaagataaaccaactgaactaagcaactgaatcCAGCTAACTGATCGACGCAACTGAAATATAACTTCAAGCTGCTCTTTCAGCTGAACATCTCTTCagtcattctcgtcaactgactctttaccagctgatcccTCAgcagtacacgtcatcagttgaaaacgacaaccgacaaatagtacaactacctgcaactgatagtggaacgccgcatttcagaatgagcaatgtacgactgtcagagtatatcgacgtggaaatcaacggttagaatattcaaatatcctttaatgttaccgttgagagagaagcctataaataatcgaagGTAGCAGCCGAAGATAATACGACTGATTTCAGCTATtacattctacttgctgttacgctgctaaaatatctactcacattcAAAAGCAAAAAGCTCACGTTTACTagttatatcagtagcattcaaggctacattctcgaacttaaatagcactttgtaatctttgatagtttttctaagttgtgctaagatcagttaccatctgtaaaagtgttatttactaagagtttcagttgtggcaaagtgataagtccaaactgaagtgggtcagtacagtatcttgtatttgatcaaagtcttttagtgaatatcatatcttcgtgatagaaggggtgacgtaggagttattcaattctccgaacatctagaaacaaattgtgttatctttacttcagttattacttttcagttagatactctatctttcagtcaattTGTTTTTCGCAACTGCttcattcagtttaactgattgtcattgaccgacgGAATACCTAGTATcattttgtaacaaaactgaactcatattgtcgaagaatatttaaatttgaggagtgtttattcaaacccCCTTCTAAATACTCTTTATTCGTTTAACCGTTCCTTTCACTCTATTATGACAGATGCATGGAGCGATAGAAAAAGAAGAAGCATATTAAATTTGTGTTATAATTGGAAGGAAGGTACTTATTTTTAGAGTCTAAGGAGTCTTCGAACGAGGCCCATATAGCTAGACTTATTTTTGAGTATGTTGACAAGTGTGTTGAACAAGTAGGACATAATGTTGTTCAAATTGTAACAGACAATGCCACCAAAAATATGACTGCGACTAAATTGATTAAAGAAAAACGGCCTGGGATTTTTTGGAATTCATGTGCAACTCATACTGTTAATTACATGCTTGAAAGTATTGGTAAGCTTCcaagatttaaaaaattatcgaccaagacaagtcttttACAATTTTCATTTATGATCACCATAAGACTTCCTCATTCATGAGAAGTTTTAAGAAGAAAAGAGACATAGTTCGGCCAAGAATTACTAGGTTTACATCAAACTTCCTCACATTGCAAAGTTTGA is a genomic window containing:
- the LOC140822189 gene encoding uncharacterized protein; its protein translation is MEADFWKHKAACHWLEDGERNTRLFHNIVRKKRVANKFFRIWENGVCLTSQNLIQQSGALFFQDLLTGEPSALDCPDFSSFPSVISAMENEGIVVIPSLEEVRATVFSIHPDSVAGPDGFSTAFFQHCWEIVHQDVFGVVLDFFYGSPMPQGFTASTITLIPKVEGARACGGSRGMQCLVDFLHHYENCSGQRENAAKSSLILPPRCSGRLRSRLLRITGFAEGHLPLKYLGVPLYRGNHTCSLFEPLLQSVRRKLEGWEIRTLSSGSRMTLIRSVLLSMPIYLFQVVQPPLAVMEKLERAFNAFLWGSRPLEKKWQWARWSRACLPVLEGGLGFRRLKDLVEGFL